One window from the genome of Enterobacteriaceae bacterium Kacie_13 encodes:
- the ftsQ gene encoding cell division protein FtsQ, which translates to MSQAALNTRERETAESNNGGRRSNGGQLAGIVFLLLVAGTILWSAWAVVVWMQDANRLPLSQLVVTGERHYTTNDDIRQAILSLGAPGTFMTQDVNIIQQQIERLPWIKQVSVRKQWPNELKIHLVEYVPVAHWNDLHMVDADGKSFSIPAERVVNQKMPLLYGPEGSEQDVLQGYQTMSQALAAGKFTLKAVAMSARHSWQLTLDNDVRLELGRDDRMGRLQRFIELYPRFQQQADADKKRITYVDLRYDSGASVGWAPEFIDQQNSNQQQNQAQAKQQ; encoded by the coding sequence ATGTCTCAAGCTGCCCTGAATACCCGAGAGCGAGAGACGGCCGAGAGCAATAACGGCGGCCGTCGTAGTAACGGTGGCCAGCTGGCAGGGATCGTGTTTCTGCTGTTGGTCGCAGGCACCATTTTATGGAGTGCATGGGCCGTAGTTGTCTGGATGCAGGATGCAAACCGGCTGCCTTTATCGCAGCTTGTGGTTACTGGCGAGCGCCATTACACCACTAACGACGATATTCGTCAGGCGATCCTGTCCTTAGGGGCGCCGGGAACGTTCATGACGCAGGATGTGAATATCATCCAGCAACAGATTGAACGTTTGCCGTGGATAAAACAGGTCAGCGTACGCAAGCAATGGCCGAATGAACTGAAGATACATCTGGTGGAGTATGTGCCGGTTGCGCACTGGAATGATTTGCACATGGTCGATGCCGACGGCAAGTCATTCAGCATACCCGCAGAGCGTGTTGTGAATCAAAAAATGCCGTTGCTCTACGGTCCGGAAGGCAGCGAACAGGATGTTTTGCAAGGCTATCAAACGATGAGTCAGGCGCTGGCCGCCGGAAAGTTCACGTTGAAAGCCGTGGCAATGAGTGCTCGTCACTCGTGGCAGTTAACTCTGGATAATGATGTTCGCCTGGAGTTGGGGAGAGATGACCGGATGGGGCGTTTACAACGTTTTATCGAACTTTATCCGAGATTCCAGCAACAGGCTGATGCCGATAAGAAACGCATCACTTATGTCGATTTACGTTATGACAGCGGTGCGTCAGTCGGTTGGGCACCAGAGTTTATTGACCAGCAAAACAGTAATCAGCAACAGAATCAGGCACAGGCTAAACAACAATGA
- the ftsA gene encoding cell division protein FtsA translates to MIKSTDRKLVVGLEIGTAKVAALVGEVLPDGMVNIIGVGSCPSRGMDKGGVNDLESVVKCVQRAIDQAELMADCQISSVYLALSGKHISCQNEIGMVPISEEEVTQEDVENVVHTAKSVRVRDEHRVLHVIPQEYAIDYQEGIKNPVGLSGVRMQAKVHLITCHNDMAKNIVKAVERCGLKVDQLIFAGLAASYAVLTEDERELGVCVVDIGGGTMDIAVYTGGALRHTKVIPYAGNVVTSDIAYAFGTPPTDAEAIKVRHGCALGSIVGKDENVEVPSVGGRPPRSLQRQTLAEVIEPRYTELLNLVNDEILQLQEQLRQQGVKHHLAAGIVLTGGAAQIDGLAACAQRVFHTQVRIGQPLNITGLTDYAQEPYYSTAVGLLHYGKESHLSGEAEVEKRASVGNWFKRINSWLRKEF, encoded by the coding sequence ATGATCAAGTCGACGGACAGAAAACTGGTAGTTGGGCTGGAAATCGGTACTGCAAAAGTCGCCGCATTGGTGGGTGAAGTTCTGCCCGATGGCATGGTCAACATTATCGGTGTGGGCAGTTGCCCGTCCCGTGGCATGGACAAGGGTGGCGTTAACGATCTGGAATCGGTGGTGAAATGCGTTCAGCGCGCCATCGATCAGGCCGAACTGATGGCTGATTGTCAGATTTCCTCTGTTTACCTCGCTTTATCTGGTAAACATATCAGTTGTCAGAATGAAATAGGGATGGTTCCTATTTCAGAAGAGGAAGTGACGCAGGAAGATGTAGAGAACGTTGTGCATACCGCCAAGTCGGTGCGCGTGCGTGATGAGCATCGGGTACTTCACGTTATTCCTCAGGAATATGCCATCGATTATCAGGAAGGCATTAAAAATCCGGTGGGTTTATCCGGCGTGCGTATGCAGGCTAAAGTTCACCTGATCACCTGCCATAACGATATGGCAAAGAACATTGTTAAAGCGGTTGAACGATGCGGTCTGAAAGTTGACCAACTGATTTTTGCCGGTTTGGCGGCCAGTTATGCCGTTCTTACCGAAGATGAACGTGAATTAGGTGTCTGTGTCGTCGATATTGGTGGCGGAACCATGGACATCGCTGTTTATACCGGTGGCGCACTGCGTCATACTAAGGTTATCCCTTATGCAGGGAATGTGGTCACCAGCGATATCGCATATGCGTTTGGTACACCACCGACTGATGCCGAGGCCATCAAGGTGCGTCACGGTTGTGCATTAGGATCGATTGTCGGCAAAGATGAAAACGTCGAAGTGCCGAGCGTAGGTGGACGTCCGCCACGCAGTCTGCAACGCCAGACACTGGCTGAAGTTATTGAGCCTCGTTATACAGAATTGCTAAATCTTGTGAATGACGAAATTTTGCAATTGCAGGAGCAGTTACGTCAGCAGGGCGTAAAACATCATCTGGCCGCAGGTATCGTATTGACAGGCGGCGCAGCACAAATTGATGGTCTGGCAGCTTGTGCGCAACGGGTATTTCATACTCAGGTGCGTATCGGGCAACCTCTGAACATCACCGGGCTGACAGATTATGCGCAGGAACCTTACTACTCAACTGCTGTAGGGCTGCTGCACTATGGTAAAGAGTCTCACCTCAGCGGTGAGGCCGAAGTGGAAAAACGCGCCTCAGTGGGCAACTGGTTCAAACGAATCAATAGCTGGCTGAGAAAAGAGTTTTAA
- the ftsZ gene encoding cell division protein FtsZ, with protein sequence MFEPMELTNDAVIKVIGVGGGGGNAVEHMVRERIEGVEFFAVNTDAQALRKTAVGQTIQIGSGITKGLGAGANPEVGRNSAEEDREALRAALEGADMVFIAAGMGGGTGTGAAPVVAEVAKDLGILTVAVVTKPFNFEGKKRMAFAEQGIAELSKHVDSLITIPNDKLLKVLGRGISLLDAFGAANDVLKGAVQGIAELITRPGLMNVDFADVRTVMSEMGYAMMGSGVACGEDRAEEAAEMAISSPLLEDIDLSGARGVLVNITAGFDLRLDEFETVGNTIRAFASDNATVVIGTSLDPEMNDELRVTVVATGIGMDKRPEITLVTNKPASQPVMDHRYQQHGMSPLPQETKPAAKVVNDQSAQSNKEPDYLDIPAFLRKQAD encoded by the coding sequence ATGTTTGAACCTATGGAACTGACCAACGATGCGGTGATTAAAGTCATCGGCGTCGGCGGTGGCGGCGGTAACGCTGTCGAACACATGGTGCGCGAGCGCATCGAAGGTGTTGAATTCTTTGCCGTTAACACCGACGCTCAGGCGTTGCGTAAAACGGCAGTAGGCCAGACTATTCAGATCGGTAGCGGTATTACCAAAGGTCTGGGTGCTGGTGCGAACCCGGAAGTGGGTCGCAATTCTGCAGAAGAAGATCGTGAAGCCCTGCGCGCTGCGCTCGAAGGTGCTGACATGGTCTTTATCGCAGCAGGCATGGGTGGCGGTACCGGTACCGGTGCAGCACCAGTGGTTGCTGAAGTCGCTAAAGATTTAGGTATTCTGACCGTTGCTGTCGTGACAAAGCCATTCAACTTTGAAGGCAAAAAACGCATGGCATTCGCGGAGCAGGGTATCGCTGAACTGTCCAAACACGTGGACTCCCTGATCACCATCCCGAACGACAAGCTGTTGAAAGTTCTGGGTCGCGGTATTTCTCTGCTGGACGCCTTCGGTGCGGCCAACGACGTGTTGAAAGGCGCGGTGCAGGGTATCGCAGAGCTGATCACCCGTCCGGGTTTGATGAACGTCGACTTTGCTGACGTGCGCACCGTGATGTCCGAAATGGGTTATGCCATGATGGGCTCCGGTGTGGCTTGTGGTGAAGACCGTGCTGAAGAAGCGGCTGAAATGGCGATCTCCAGCCCGTTGTTGGAAGATATCGACTTGTCAGGCGCGCGTGGCGTGCTGGTCAACATTACTGCAGGCTTCGACCTGCGTCTGGATGAATTCGAAACCGTGGGTAACACTATCCGTGCTTTCGCGTCTGACAACGCAACCGTGGTAATCGGGACTTCCCTTGACCCTGAAATGAACGACGAATTGCGCGTAACAGTCGTGGCAACCGGTATTGGTATGGACAAACGTCCTGAGATCACTTTAGTGACCAATAAGCCAGCCAGCCAGCCTGTTATGGATCATCGTTACCAGCAGCACGGGATGTCGCCGTTGCCGCAGGAAACGAAGCCAGCTGCCAAAGTGGTTAACGATCAAAGCGCGCAATCCAATAAAGAGCCCGACTATCTGGACATCCCAGCCTTCCTGCGTAAGCAGGCAGACTAG
- the lpxC gene encoding UDP-3-O-acyl-N-acetylglucosamine deacetylase, translating to MIKQRTLKRIVQATGVGLHTGKKVTLTLRPAPANTGVIYRRTDLNPPVDFPADAKSVRDTMLCTCLVNEHDVRISTVEHLNAALAGLGIDNIVIEVDAPEVPIMDGSAAPFVYLLMDAGIEELNCAKKFLRIKQTVRVEDGDKWAEFKPFNGFSLDFTIDFKHPAIDSSSQRYKMNFSAEAFVRQISRARTFGFMRDIEYLQSRGLCLGGSFDCAIVVDDYRVLNEDGLRFEDEFVRHKMLDAIGDLFMCGHNIIGAFTAYKSGHALNNKLLQAVLAQQEAWELVTFQDEAEVPLAFKAPSTVLA from the coding sequence ATGATCAAACAACGTACATTAAAACGTATCGTTCAGGCGACGGGCGTCGGTTTACATACCGGCAAGAAAGTCACCCTGACTCTGCGTCCTGCACCGGCCAATACCGGGGTCATCTATCGTCGCACTGACTTGAATCCACCGGTCGATTTCCCGGCAGATGCCAAATCCGTGCGTGATACCATGCTCTGTACTTGCCTGGTCAATGAGCATGACGTACGTATTTCTACGGTAGAGCACCTTAATGCGGCTCTTGCAGGGTTAGGCATCGATAACATCGTTATCGAAGTCGACGCGCCTGAAGTGCCAATTATGGATGGTAGTGCTGCACCTTTCGTCTATCTGTTGATGGATGCAGGGATTGAAGAGCTGAACTGCGCGAAGAAGTTCCTGCGCATTAAGCAGACCGTGCGTGTTGAAGACGGTGATAAATGGGCCGAGTTTAAACCATTCAATGGTTTCTCTCTTGACTTCACTATCGACTTTAAACACCCGGCGATTGATTCAAGCTCACAGCGTTACAAAATGAATTTCTCTGCTGAAGCATTTGTTCGCCAAATCAGCCGCGCACGCACATTTGGTTTTATGCGTGATATCGAGTACCTGCAGTCACGTGGTTTGTGCCTGGGTGGCAGCTTTGATTGTGCGATTGTTGTGGATGATTACCGCGTACTTAACGAAGATGGCCTGCGTTTTGAAGATGAATTCGTTCGTCACAAAATGTTGGATGCTATTGGCGATCTGTTCATGTGTGGACATAACATCATTGGTGCGTTTACCGCATACAAGTCTGGTCATGCACTGAACAATAAGTTACTGCAAGCGGTATTGGCGCAGCAGGAAGCCTGGGAACTCGTTACCTTCCAGGATGAAGCTGAAGTGCCATTGGCTTTTAAAGCCCCTTCTACAGTATTGGCATAA
- a CDS encoding DUF721 domain-containing protein: protein MRDSRPQLLDILFDDASSTEQSPLRNVQQRAAALLKLNRAVKGLLPSPMQPWCRVGNYRQGVLVLEIANASWMMRLRYEQPALLSALRAQILPSLSSIDIRINPSLMAKMENASQIAEKNKAIAAESMPVRHLSSQSADELRGLASRSPEKLRKALERLADLAGESARTTSRNK, encoded by the coding sequence ATGCGCGATAGTCGCCCACAATTATTAGATATCCTGTTCGATGACGCCTCTTCAACGGAACAAAGCCCGCTGCGGAATGTTCAGCAACGCGCTGCGGCGTTATTAAAACTCAACCGCGCAGTGAAGGGTCTGTTACCGTCGCCCATGCAACCATGGTGCCGCGTCGGTAATTATCGACAGGGAGTTTTAGTGCTGGAAATCGCTAATGCCAGCTGGATGATGCGATTACGCTATGAACAACCGGCATTACTCTCTGCACTTCGAGCGCAAATTCTACCATCATTGTCATCAATCGACATCAGGATTAATCCTTCGCTGATGGCTAAAATGGAAAATGCTTCGCAGATTGCTGAGAAAAATAAAGCGATTGCAGCAGAGTCAATGCCTGTCAGGCATTTAAGTTCACAGAGTGCGGATGAATTAAGAGGACTGGCGAGCCGTAGCCCGGAAAAATTAAGGAAGGCATTAGAACGACTGGCTGACCTGGCCGGAGAGAGTGCCAGAACAACCAGTCGTAATAAGTAA
- the secM gene encoding secA regulator SecM, with the protein MIGILNRWRQFGRKYFWPHLLLGMVAASLGVSTNLSQTELAAVPNTSSSLNRLNIGTTGLSNLALLQAHRRPSFGVDYWQQHALRTVIRHLSFALAPQVVYTATPEVVAKEAEPLHIQQLALLVTLNALLTHESKPPVIIRQTQQPFLTISSSHQTGLWLAQVQGIRAGPLSLI; encoded by the coding sequence GTGATTGGTATTCTAAATCGTTGGCGACAATTTGGCAGAAAGTATTTTTGGCCGCATCTCCTGTTGGGGATGGTCGCGGCGAGCCTTGGCGTGTCGACGAATCTCTCACAAACGGAACTGGCGGCGGTTCCCAATACGTCTTCAAGTCTCAACCGTCTAAACATCGGCACAACCGGGCTGAGTAATCTCGCCTTACTTCAGGCGCATCGCCGTCCTTCTTTCGGTGTGGATTACTGGCAGCAGCATGCGCTACGCACGGTAATTCGTCACCTTTCTTTTGCTCTCGCACCGCAGGTGGTTTATACCGCGACGCCGGAAGTGGTCGCGAAAGAAGCTGAGCCGCTGCACATTCAGCAACTTGCTTTGCTGGTAACGCTCAATGCATTACTGACGCATGAATCCAAACCACCGGTGATCATTCGTCAGACGCAGCAACCTTTCCTGACCATCTCATCTTCGCATCAAACTGGCCTGTGGCTGGCACAGGTGCAAGGCATTCGTGCCGGCCCGCTCTCTCTGATTTAA
- the secA gene encoding preprotein translocase subunit SecA — MLIKLLTKVFGSRNDRTLRRMRKVVELINRMEPEVQKLTDDQLRAKTDEFRARLAKGEVLETLIPEAFAVVRESSKRVFGMRHFDVQLLGGMVLNERCIAEMRTGEGKTLTATLPAYLNALSGKGVHVVTVNDYLAQRDAENNRPLFEFLGLSIGINLPGMPSPAKRAAYAADITYGTNNEYGFDYLRDNMAFSPEERVQRKLHYALVDEVDSILIDEARTPLIISGPAEDSSEMYTRVDKLIPKLIRQEKEDSDSFQGEGHFSVDEKARQVHLTERGLVLIEEMLVEAGIMEEGESLYSPTNIMLMHHVTAALRAHVLFTRDVDYIVKDGEVIIVDEHTGRTMQGRRWSDGLHQAVEAKEGVDIQNENQTLASITFQNYFRLYEKLAGMTGTADTEAFEFSSIYKLDTIVVPTNRPMVRKDMADLVYMTEMEKIGAIIEDIRNCTANGQPVLVGTISIEKSEVVSNELTKAGIAHSVLNAKFHAKEAEIVSQAGQPSAVTIATNMAGRGTDIVLGGSWQVEVENLGEEATAEKIAEIKAAWQIRHDAVLASGGLHIIGTERHESRRIDNQLRGRAGRQGDAGSSRFYLSMEDALMRIFASDRVSGMMRKLGMKPGEAIEHPWVTKAIANAQRKVESRNFDIRKQLLEYDDVASDQRRAIYSQRNELLDVSDVSETIASIREDVFKTTIDSYIPPQSLEEMWDVEGLEQRLKADFELEMPIAEWLDKEPELHEETLRERIMELAKESYARKEEVVGAEMMRNFEKGVMLQTLDSLWKEHLAAMDYLRQGIHLRGYAQKDPKQEYKRESFAMFAAMLESLKYEVVSVLSKVQVRMPEEVEAMELQRREEAERLARQQQLSHQDQLEVEVEEAARLASSGDRKVGRNDLCPCGSGKKYKQCHGRLQK, encoded by the coding sequence ATGTTAATCAAATTATTGACCAAAGTTTTTGGTAGCCGTAACGATCGAACATTGCGCCGTATGCGTAAAGTGGTTGAGCTCATCAACCGCATGGAACCAGAAGTTCAGAAGCTGACAGATGATCAGCTGAGGGCCAAAACCGACGAATTCCGTGCGCGCCTGGCGAAAGGCGAAGTGCTGGAAACGCTGATCCCTGAAGCCTTTGCTGTGGTACGTGAATCCAGTAAACGTGTGTTCGGTATGCGTCACTTCGACGTGCAGCTGCTCGGTGGTATGGTGCTCAATGAGCGTTGTATCGCAGAAATGCGTACTGGTGAAGGTAAAACTCTGACGGCAACGCTGCCGGCTTACCTGAACGCACTTAGCGGTAAAGGCGTTCACGTCGTGACTGTCAATGACTACTTAGCTCAGCGTGACGCTGAAAATAACCGTCCGCTGTTTGAATTCCTGGGTCTGAGCATCGGTATTAACTTACCGGGTATGCCTTCTCCGGCGAAGCGCGCAGCTTACGCAGCGGACATCACCTACGGTACGAACAACGAATACGGCTTTGACTACCTGCGTGACAACATGGCGTTCAGCCCAGAAGAACGCGTACAGCGTAAACTTCACTACGCGCTGGTGGATGAGGTCGACTCCATCCTTATCGATGAAGCCCGTACTCCGCTGATCATCTCCGGTCCGGCCGAAGACAGTTCAGAAATGTACACCCGCGTAGACAAGCTGATCCCTAAACTGATCCGTCAGGAAAAAGAGGATTCAGATTCCTTCCAGGGCGAAGGCCACTTCTCCGTGGATGAGAAAGCGCGTCAGGTTCACCTGACCGAACGCGGTCTGGTTTTGATCGAAGAAATGCTGGTAGAAGCGGGCATCATGGAAGAAGGCGAATCTCTGTATTCCCCGACTAACATCATGCTGATGCACCACGTGACCGCTGCGCTGCGTGCACACGTGCTGTTCACCCGTGACGTGGACTACATCGTTAAAGACGGTGAAGTCATTATCGTCGATGAGCATACTGGCCGTACGATGCAGGGCCGCCGCTGGTCTGATGGTTTACATCAGGCAGTTGAAGCGAAGGAAGGCGTTGATATTCAAAATGAAAACCAGACGCTTGCTTCCATCACCTTCCAGAACTATTTCCGCCTGTACGAAAAACTGGCCGGTATGACTGGTACTGCAGATACCGAAGCGTTCGAATTCAGCTCCATTTACAAGCTTGATACCATCGTTGTGCCAACTAACCGCCCTATGGTGCGTAAAGATATGGCTGACCTGGTTTACATGACTGAAATGGAAAAAATTGGCGCAATCATCGAAGACATTCGTAATTGTACTGCTAACGGCCAGCCGGTTCTGGTGGGTACGATCTCGATTGAGAAATCTGAAGTTGTCTCCAATGAACTGACCAAAGCGGGCATCGCGCATAGCGTACTGAACGCCAAATTCCACGCCAAAGAAGCCGAAATCGTTTCTCAAGCGGGTCAACCGAGCGCAGTGACCATCGCAACTAACATGGCCGGTCGTGGTACCGATATCGTGTTGGGCGGCAGCTGGCAGGTTGAAGTTGAGAATCTGGGCGAAGAAGCCACTGCCGAAAAAATCGCAGAAATTAAAGCCGCATGGCAGATTCGTCACGACGCAGTTCTGGCCTCAGGTGGTTTGCACATTATTGGTACTGAGCGTCATGAATCACGCCGTATCGATAACCAGCTGCGCGGCCGCGCCGGTCGTCAGGGGGATGCGGGGTCTTCACGCTTCTACCTGTCAATGGAAGATGCCCTGATGCGCATCTTCGCGTCCGATCGCGTTTCCGGGATGATGCGTAAATTGGGTATGAAACCAGGCGAAGCAATTGAGCACCCTTGGGTAACCAAAGCGATTGCTAATGCACAACGTAAAGTTGAAAGTCGTAACTTTGATATCCGTAAGCAGTTGCTTGAATACGATGATGTGGCAAGCGATCAGCGTCGTGCGATCTACAGCCAGCGTAACGAACTGCTGGACGTGTCTGACGTGAGCGAAACCATCGCCAGCATTCGTGAAGACGTGTTTAAAACCACTATCGATAGCTACATTCCACCTCAGTCTCTGGAAGAAATGTGGGATGTCGAGGGGCTGGAACAGCGTCTGAAGGCCGATTTCGAGCTGGAAATGCCGATTGCAGAGTGGCTGGATAAAGAGCCAGAGCTGCATGAAGAAACCCTGCGCGAACGTATTATGGAACTCGCGAAAGAATCTTACGCCCGTAAAGAAGAAGTGGTTGGCGCTGAAATGATGCGTAACTTCGAGAAAGGCGTGATGCTGCAAACCCTTGATTCCCTGTGGAAAGAGCATCTGGCGGCGATGGATTACCTGCGTCAGGGCATCCACTTACGTGGCTACGCGCAGAAAGATCCTAAGCAGGAATACAAACGTGAGTCCTTCGCTATGTTTGCTGCAATGCTGGAATCACTGAAATACGAAGTGGTCAGTGTGCTGAGCAAAGTTCAGGTGCGTATGCCTGAGGAAGTGGAAGCGATGGAGCTTCAGCGTCGTGAAGAAGCCGAGCGTCTGGCACGTCAGCAACAACTGAGCCATCAGGATCAGCTGGAAGTTGAAGTGGAAGAAGCGGCACGTCTTGCTTCTTCGGGTGACCGTAAAGTTGGGCGTAACGATCTCTGCCCATGCGGTTCAGGCAAAAAATACAAACAATGCCATGGCCGCCTGCAAAAGTAA
- the mutT gene encoding 8-oxo-dGTP diphosphatase MutT, which translates to MKQLNISVGIIRNEQKEIFITQRDASSHMAGFWEFPGGKIESGETPEQAVIRELQEEVGIEPISPVLLDSLEHRFPDRIITLHFFMVENWKGEPYGKEGQPKRWVEQSQLNEAEFPPANEAIVRALRRNQF; encoded by the coding sequence ATTAAGCAACTGAATATCTCAGTCGGCATCATCCGTAATGAGCAGAAAGAAATTTTTATTACTCAGCGTGATGCTTCATCACACATGGCAGGTTTTTGGGAGTTTCCCGGCGGTAAAATCGAATCGGGTGAGACGCCTGAACAGGCAGTGATCCGCGAGTTACAGGAAGAAGTCGGAATTGAGCCCATATCGCCCGTTTTGCTCGATTCCCTTGAGCACCGCTTTCCTGACCGCATCATTACGCTACACTTCTTTATGGTGGAAAACTGGAAGGGCGAACCCTATGGTAAAGAAGGCCAGCCGAAACGCTGGGTAGAGCAGTCGCAGCTCAATGAGGCCGAGTTCCCGCCAGCTAATGAAGCGATAGTCAGGGCGCTGAGAAGGAATCAGTTCTGA
- the yacG gene encoding DNA gyrase inhibitor YacG, whose translation MDPEIIEVNCPTCGKTVVWGEQSPYRPFCCKRCQLIDLGEWADEEKRIPSKGDINDLDDWSEEEI comes from the coding sequence ATGGATCCCGAAATTATTGAAGTGAATTGCCCTACCTGTGGCAAAACGGTGGTATGGGGCGAGCAAAGTCCTTATCGACCATTTTGCTGTAAACGCTGCCAGCTGATCGACCTCGGCGAATGGGCTGATGAAGAGAAACGTATTCCCAGCAAAGGGGATATCAACGATCTGGATGACTGGAGCGAAGAAGAGATTTAA
- the zapD gene encoding cell division protein ZapD → MSEAATTVLFEHPLNEKMRTWLRIEFLLQQLHANATVTAISSALLFFRTASDLLDVLERGEVRTDLLKELERQQQKLSQWQDVPGVDLARIEGLRTELKQCAGVLMKAPRIGQALKEDRMIALVRQRLSIPGGCCSFDLPTLHIWLHLAQSQRDGEVQNWLETLAPLNNSLTMVLELIRQSGVFRNQISLNGFFQDNAEGADLLRLRLSMENLLYPQVSGHKTRYAIRFLPLDSEHGVVPARLNFDLACC, encoded by the coding sequence ATGAGTGAAGCAGCAACCACGGTTCTTTTTGAACATCCGTTAAATGAAAAAATGCGCACCTGGTTGCGTATTGAATTTCTGTTACAGCAACTGCATGCCAATGCAACGGTCACAGCTATTTCTTCAGCCCTGCTGTTCTTTCGCACGGCATCCGATTTACTGGATGTGTTAGAACGTGGCGAAGTCCGCACCGATTTGCTAAAAGAGCTGGAACGCCAGCAACAGAAATTGTCCCAGTGGCAGGATGTCCCCGGCGTCGATTTAGCGCGAATTGAAGGCTTACGCACCGAGCTTAAGCAGTGTGCAGGCGTGTTGATGAAAGCACCGCGCATTGGGCAGGCGCTTAAAGAAGATCGCATGATCGCGCTGGTGCGTCAGCGTCTCAGCATTCCGGGTGGCTGCTGTAGCTTTGATTTACCGACGCTGCACATCTGGCTGCATCTGGCACAGTCACAGCGGGATGGCGAAGTACAAAATTGGCTGGAAACGCTGGCTCCGCTGAATAATTCGTTGACGATGGTGCTGGAACTTATCCGGCAGTCCGGCGTTTTCCGCAATCAGATTAGTTTAAACGGTTTTTTCCAGGACAATGCTGAAGGCGCAGATCTGTTACGATTGCGCCTGTCGATGGAAAATCTGCTTTACCCGCAAGTATCCGGTCACAAAACCCGCTATGCCATTCGCTTTTTACCTCTCGACAGCGAACATGGCGTGGTTCCCGCGCGACTGAATTTTGATCTTGCCTGCTGCTAG
- the coaE gene encoding dephospho-CoA kinase codes for MTYIVALTGGIGSGKSTVAESFARHDVAIVDADIIARQVVAPGEPALDELSRHFGNRILLADGSLNRAVLRECIFSNPVEKEWVNKLLHPVIHTRTQRLIVHAKTPYVLWVVPLLIENGLQTQANRILVVDVDPKTQLLRTIQRDGVSREQAESIIASQVSREKRLACADDIIDNSGNPETIEPRVAQLHSRYLTLAASVSP; via the coding sequence ATGACCTATATCGTTGCATTGACCGGAGGCATAGGAAGCGGAAAGAGCACCGTTGCCGAGAGCTTTGCACGCCACGACGTGGCTATTGTCGATGCCGATATTATTGCCCGACAGGTTGTTGCTCCCGGTGAGCCAGCGCTGGATGAACTGAGCAGACATTTTGGTAATCGTATTCTTCTTGCTGACGGCTCGCTTAACCGCGCCGTTTTGAGAGAGTGTATATTTAGCAACCCCGTTGAAAAAGAATGGGTTAACAAATTGCTGCATCCGGTTATTCATACACGAACCCAGCGCCTGATTGTGCATGCGAAGACGCCATACGTGCTCTGGGTGGTGCCGTTATTAATAGAAAATGGATTACAGACGCAGGCCAATCGCATACTGGTGGTCGACGTTGATCCGAAAACTCAGCTTTTGCGCACGATACAGCGCGACGGCGTCAGCCGCGAGCAGGCTGAAAGTATTATTGCCTCGCAGGTAAGCCGTGAAAAACGACTGGCCTGCGCGGATGACATCATTGATAACAGCGGCAATCCCGAAACGATTGAACCGCGTGTTGCCCAATTACATAGCCGCTATTTAACATTGGCGGCATCAGTATCCCCGTGA